A region from the Fundulus heteroclitus isolate FHET01 chromosome 22, MU-UCD_Fhet_4.1, whole genome shotgun sequence genome encodes:
- the LOC105915916 gene encoding rab11 family-interacting protein 2 isoform X2, translated as MSLAEQSQKWFPTHVQATVLQASGLQPKGKNGTNDAYTIIQLGKEKYSTSVAEKTASPVWKEEASFELPGLLVEGNPEVYVLCLTVMHRSLVGMDKFLGQKTINLNEIFDNKQRKKTDWYSLESRPGKKRKERGRIEVSIQFMRNNMTASMFDLSMKEKPRSPFSKLKSKVKGRKNDGGYGDTSSAILPRSAVCDPEPGGRPAAPQPESKPEAKAKRPLLSGGQKLSAAHSMSDLIGGHVRPKLNSINSVEESGGPHRRSQSEVPGYQDGGAHSDPFTDISDTLPQKYATLPRNRNPFEGERGQQPWDRAERKEKKEKVSLLERVTGKKEGRKAGNGGRSGSSGDLRSPNPFSADSAAETNPFTSGYKTSDKKFPGNQDGVFGQKKKKDFFSKKNDAPQDSAANYSNLTFEEVVQELIKQKEVVRKKDAHIRELEDYIDNLLVRVMEETPSILRTPYEPKKKAGKLSKK; from the exons ATGTCCCTGGCTGAGCAGTCGCAGAAGTGGTTTCCAACCCATGTCCAAGCCACCGTTCTTCAAGCAAGCGGTTTACAGCCCAAAGGCAAAAACGGCACCAACGATGCCTACACCATCATCCAGCTGGGGAAGGAGAAGTACTCCACGTCGGTGGCGGAGAAGACGGCGAGCCCCGTCTGGAAGGAGGAGGCCTCCTTCGAGTTACCCGGCCTGCTTGTGGAGGGCAACCCTGAGGTGTATGTGCTGTGTCTGACGGTGATGCACCGGTCCTTAGTGGGGATGGACAAGTTCCTGGGCCAGAAGACCATCAACCTCAATGAGATATTTGACAacaagcaaagaaagaaaactga CTGGTATTCCCTGGAGTCCAGGCCCGGCAAGAAGAGGAAGGAGCGCGGCCGCATCGAAGTCAGCATCCAGTTCATGAGGAACAACATGACGGCCAGCATGTTCGACCTCTCCATGAAGGAGAAGCCGCGCTCGCCCTTCTCCAAGCTCAAGAGCAAAGTGAAGGGCCGCAAGAACGACGGCGGCTACGGCGACACGTCCTCGGCCATCCTGCCCCGCTCCGCCGTGTGCGACCCGGAGCCCGGCGGCCGGCCGGCGGCCCCGCAGCCAGAGAGCAAGCCGGAGGCGAAGGCCAAGAGGCCCCTGCTGTCCGGAGGCCAGAAGCTGTCCGCGGCCCACTCCATGTCTGACCTCATCGGGGGACACGTACGGCCCAAACTCAACTCCATTAACTCCGTGGAGGAGAGTG GCGGCCCTCACAGGCGTTCCCAGAGCGAGGTGCCAGGATACCAGGACGGAGGAGCACACAGCGACCCTTTCACTGATATCAGTGACACCCTGCCACAGAAGTATGCCACGCTCCCACGCAACCGCAACCCGTTCGAAGGCGAGCGGGGCCAGCAGCCGTGGGACCGGGCCGAGCGGaaggagaaaaaggagaagGTCAGCCTACTGGAACGCGTGACGGGAAAGAAAGAAGGCCGCAAGGCCGGCAACGGGGGCCGCTCGGGGAGTTCTGGAGACCTGCGCTCTCCCAACCCCTTCAGCGCCGACTCTGCAGCGGAGACCAACCCCTTCACCTCCGGCTACAAAACCAG CGACAAAAAGTTCCCCGGAAACCAGGACGGCGTCTTCggccagaagaagaagaaggactTTTTTAGCAAGAAAAAC GACGCCCCCCAGGACAGCGCGGCCAACTACAGCAACCTGACATTTGAGGAGGTCGTCCAGGAGCTCATCAAGCAGAAGGAGGTGGTCAGAAAGAAGGACGCCCACATCCGGGAGCTGGAGGACTACATCGACAACCTGCTGGTACGCGTCATGGAGGAGACGCCCAGCATTTTACGGACACCCTACGAGCCAAAAAAGAAGGCGGGTAAACTTTCTAAGAAGTAG
- the LOC105915916 gene encoding rab11 family-interacting protein 2 isoform X1, which yields MSLAEQSQKWFPTHVQATVLQASGLQPKGKNGTNDAYTIIQLGKEKYSTSVAEKTASPVWKEEASFELPGLLVEGNPEVYVLCLTVMHRSLVGMDKFLGQKTINLNEIFDNKQRKKTDWYSLESRPGKKRKERGRIEVSIQFMRNNMTASMFDLSMKEKPRSPFSKLKSKVKGRKNDGGYGDTSSAILPRSAVCDPEPGGRPAAPQPESKPEAKAKRPLLSGGQKLSAAHSMSDLIGGHVRPKLNSINSVEESGTGGPHRRSQSEVPGYQDGGAHSDPFTDISDTLPQKYATLPRNRNPFEGERGQQPWDRAERKEKKEKVSLLERVTGKKEGRKAGNGGRSGSSGDLRSPNPFSADSAAETNPFTSGYKTSDKKFPGNQDGVFGQKKKKDFFSKKNDAPQDSAANYSNLTFEEVVQELIKQKEVVRKKDAHIRELEDYIDNLLVRVMEETPSILRTPYEPKKKAGKLSKK from the exons ATGTCCCTGGCTGAGCAGTCGCAGAAGTGGTTTCCAACCCATGTCCAAGCCACCGTTCTTCAAGCAAGCGGTTTACAGCCCAAAGGCAAAAACGGCACCAACGATGCCTACACCATCATCCAGCTGGGGAAGGAGAAGTACTCCACGTCGGTGGCGGAGAAGACGGCGAGCCCCGTCTGGAAGGAGGAGGCCTCCTTCGAGTTACCCGGCCTGCTTGTGGAGGGCAACCCTGAGGTGTATGTGCTGTGTCTGACGGTGATGCACCGGTCCTTAGTGGGGATGGACAAGTTCCTGGGCCAGAAGACCATCAACCTCAATGAGATATTTGACAacaagcaaagaaagaaaactga CTGGTATTCCCTGGAGTCCAGGCCCGGCAAGAAGAGGAAGGAGCGCGGCCGCATCGAAGTCAGCATCCAGTTCATGAGGAACAACATGACGGCCAGCATGTTCGACCTCTCCATGAAGGAGAAGCCGCGCTCGCCCTTCTCCAAGCTCAAGAGCAAAGTGAAGGGCCGCAAGAACGACGGCGGCTACGGCGACACGTCCTCGGCCATCCTGCCCCGCTCCGCCGTGTGCGACCCGGAGCCCGGCGGCCGGCCGGCGGCCCCGCAGCCAGAGAGCAAGCCGGAGGCGAAGGCCAAGAGGCCCCTGCTGTCCGGAGGCCAGAAGCTGTCCGCGGCCCACTCCATGTCTGACCTCATCGGGGGACACGTACGGCCCAAACTCAACTCCATTAACTCCGTGGAGGAGAGTG GTACAGGCGGCCCTCACAGGCGTTCCCAGAGCGAGGTGCCAGGATACCAGGACGGAGGAGCACACAGCGACCCTTTCACTGATATCAGTGACACCCTGCCACAGAAGTATGCCACGCTCCCACGCAACCGCAACCCGTTCGAAGGCGAGCGGGGCCAGCAGCCGTGGGACCGGGCCGAGCGGaaggagaaaaaggagaagGTCAGCCTACTGGAACGCGTGACGGGAAAGAAAGAAGGCCGCAAGGCCGGCAACGGGGGCCGCTCGGGGAGTTCTGGAGACCTGCGCTCTCCCAACCCCTTCAGCGCCGACTCTGCAGCGGAGACCAACCCCTTCACCTCCGGCTACAAAACCAG CGACAAAAAGTTCCCCGGAAACCAGGACGGCGTCTTCggccagaagaagaagaaggactTTTTTAGCAAGAAAAAC GACGCCCCCCAGGACAGCGCGGCCAACTACAGCAACCTGACATTTGAGGAGGTCGTCCAGGAGCTCATCAAGCAGAAGGAGGTGGTCAGAAAGAAGGACGCCCACATCCGGGAGCTGGAGGACTACATCGACAACCTGCTGGTACGCGTCATGGAGGAGACGCCCAGCATTTTACGGACACCCTACGAGCCAAAAAAGAAGGCGGGTAAACTTTCTAAGAAGTAG